From one Dyella sp. 2HG41-7 genomic stretch:
- a CDS encoding class 1 fructose-bisphosphatase, producing the protein MKPISLIQFLIEERRAGRINAELSLLIEVVARACKRIAVATNKGAIGGVLGEAGTGNIQGEAQKKLDVISNEILLEANAWGGQLAACASEEMEDPQPIPDMYPKGNHLLLFDPLDGSSNIDVNISVGTIFSVLRCPDGVTEARAEHFLQPGTTQLAAGYVVYGPATVFVLTFGHGTHEFTLDREVGSFTLSRRDIRIPEETGEFAINMSNQRHWEPPMQRYIGELLAGQEGPRGRDFNMRWVASMVADVHRIITRGGVFFYPLDAKIKSKGGKLRLMYEANPMAFIIEQAGGAATTGRERILDVQPSGLHQRVPVFLGSKKEIEVATHYHLQADSAQS; encoded by the coding sequence ATGAAGCCCATTTCGCTGATCCAGTTTCTGATCGAAGAACGACGCGCAGGCCGCATCAACGCAGAGCTTTCCTTGCTGATCGAAGTGGTCGCGCGCGCGTGCAAGCGCATTGCGGTGGCCACCAATAAAGGCGCCATCGGCGGCGTACTGGGCGAAGCCGGTACCGGTAACATTCAAGGCGAAGCGCAAAAGAAGCTGGATGTGATCTCCAACGAAATCCTGCTCGAAGCCAACGCGTGGGGCGGTCAGCTCGCCGCGTGCGCGTCGGAGGAAATGGAAGATCCGCAGCCGATTCCGGACATGTATCCGAAGGGCAATCACCTGCTGTTGTTCGATCCGCTGGACGGCAGCTCCAACATCGACGTGAATATTTCCGTCGGCACCATCTTCTCCGTGTTGCGTTGTCCGGATGGCGTCACCGAAGCCAGGGCCGAACACTTTCTGCAACCGGGCACTACGCAGCTCGCCGCGGGTTACGTCGTGTACGGACCCGCCACGGTGTTCGTGCTGACCTTCGGCCACGGCACGCACGAATTCACACTCGATCGCGAAGTGGGCAGCTTCACGCTCAGCCGCCGCGACATTCGCATTCCTGAAGAAACCGGCGAATTCGCCATCAACATGTCCAACCAACGCCACTGGGAACCACCCATGCAGCGCTATATCGGCGAACTGCTCGCCGGCCAGGAAGGCCCGCGCGGCCGGGACTTCAATATGCGCTGGGTCGCCTCGATGGTGGCCGACGTCCACCGCATCATCACCCGCGGCGGCGTGTTCTTCTATCCGCTGGATGCAAAGATCAAAAGCAAAGGCGGCAAGCTGCGCCTGATGTACGAAGCCAATCCGATGGCCTTCATCATCGAACAAGCCGGCGGCGCGGCGACGACGGGTCGCGAGCGTATTCTCGATGTGCAGCCGTCAGGCTTGCATCAACGCGTGCCGGTGTTTCTTGGTTCGAAGAAGGAAATCGAGGTGGCGACGCATTACCACCTTCAAGCGGATAGTGCGCAGAGCTAA
- a CDS encoding 2OG-Fe(II) oxygenase, translating into MNAITQLSPEWHNWIQENLTRGCAPQQLIDDMVRNHFDPVFARAAVNGIMSGPFASPAQPQIQTHTKPDTGYVYEKPRMHSGNLIRTFDRDVRIVTRVERPMIAVLDGVLSIEECDELIRRSMDKMHRSTTVDPLTGKHEVIADRSSEGTFFALNADPFIARLDRRIAEVMNWPVDHGEGLQILHYGIGGEYKPHFDYFPPEDPGSQVQMTIGGQRVSTMVMYLNDVEEGGTTIFPEIGLEVIPKKGSAVYFEYTNSQNQIDKLTLHGGSPVTRGEKWIVTKWMRQQPYGARSQ; encoded by the coding sequence ATGAACGCGATTACGCAACTGTCGCCGGAATGGCATAACTGGATTCAGGAAAACCTGACGCGCGGATGCGCACCGCAGCAGTTGATCGACGATATGGTGCGCAACCACTTCGATCCCGTTTTCGCACGCGCCGCCGTCAACGGCATCATGAGCGGTCCCTTCGCGTCGCCCGCGCAACCGCAAATTCAAACGCATACCAAACCGGACACGGGCTACGTGTACGAAAAGCCGCGGATGCATTCCGGCAATCTCATACGTACCTTTGATCGCGACGTGCGCATCGTCACCCGTGTCGAGCGTCCCATGATCGCCGTGCTCGACGGCGTGCTAAGCATCGAAGAGTGCGACGAACTGATCCGCCGCTCGATGGACAAAATGCATCGCTCCACCACCGTCGATCCGCTGACCGGCAAACACGAAGTGATCGCCGACCGCAGCAGCGAAGGCACCTTCTTCGCGCTCAACGCCGATCCCTTTATCGCGCGTCTGGATCGACGCATTGCCGAAGTGATGAACTGGCCCGTCGACCACGGCGAAGGCCTGCAGATACTGCATTACGGAATCGGCGGCGAATACAAACCGCACTTCGACTACTTCCCGCCAGAAGACCCCGGCAGCCAGGTGCAAATGACCATCGGCGGCCAACGCGTCTCCACCATGGTGATGTACTTGAACGACGTGGAAGAAGGCGGCACCACCATCTTCCCCGAAATCGGTTTGGAAGTGATCCCGAAAAAAGGTTCGGCCGTCTATTTCGAATACACCAACAGCCAGAATCAAATCGACAAACTCACCCTGCACGGCGGCTCGCCGGTGACGCGTGGGGAGAAATGGATCGTTACGAAGTGGATGCGACAGCAACCATACGGAGCGCGCTCGCAATAA
- a CDS encoding M3 family metallopeptidase, translating to MNDANPLLTDAPLPAFSQIQPDHVSPAVDELLAEGRAGIAELTAPGAPRDFNAVMLPQERFEQRISHAWSPVSHLHSVADSEALRKVYGPAEEKLTDYSIEVGQNRELYAAVQAVADAPDFAKLSRAQRALVEHALRDFKLSGVALEEPARSRFRDIGVELSKLSTEFSNAVLDATDAWHEHITDERDLAGIPESGRAVLRQYAKDQKFDGYLVTLKQPSVQAVMTYADNRGLRERVYWAYQTRASDQGPDAGKFDNTARIEKIIALRHEAAQLLGFANAAEESLATKMAGKTDEVLTFLRDLAARAKPVAQKELATLRDFASSELKLDNLESWDVAYAAEKLRQKQYALDEEQLKPYFPLPAVIDGLFGLVHRLYGITLKPRDGVDVWHQDVRYYDVVNADGHIFAGAYIDLYARSGKRGGAWMDVCRARFDDGLHLQLPVAFLTCNFAPPTEGRPALLTHDDVLTLFHEFGHGFHHLLTEVPLPSVGGIDGVEWDAVELPSQFMENFGWNREALDLFAKHWETGQRLPDELFERMLAARHFHAGLFLVRQLEFGLFDFLLHLQFDPAKGARTLEVLEEARREVAVLHPPAWQRFPNAFTHIFAGGYAAGYYSYLWAELLSADAFGAFEEHAGKGQSVIDAATGDRFRREILAVGASRPALESFVAFRGRKPEPDAMLRSHGLA from the coding sequence ATGAATGATGCCAACCCCCTCTTGACCGACGCCCCGCTGCCCGCTTTCTCGCAGATCCAGCCCGATCACGTCTCGCCTGCCGTTGACGAACTCTTGGCCGAAGGGCGTGCCGGCATCGCAGAACTGACCGCGCCGGGGGCACCGCGCGACTTCAACGCCGTGATGCTGCCGCAAGAGCGCTTTGAGCAGCGCATTTCGCACGCCTGGTCGCCGGTGTCGCATCTGCATTCGGTGGCCGACAGCGAAGCGTTGCGCAAGGTCTACGGTCCGGCCGAAGAAAAGCTCACCGATTACTCGATCGAAGTGGGGCAGAACCGCGAGCTTTACGCGGCTGTGCAAGCCGTCGCCGATGCGCCGGATTTCGCCAAGCTGTCCCGTGCTCAGCGCGCGCTGGTGGAACATGCGCTGCGCGATTTCAAACTCTCTGGCGTGGCGCTGGAAGAACCTGCGCGTTCGCGCTTCCGCGATATCGGCGTGGAGCTGAGCAAGCTTTCCACGGAATTTTCCAACGCCGTGCTGGACGCCACCGACGCATGGCACGAACACATCACCGACGAACGCGATCTTGCCGGCATTCCCGAATCGGGTCGCGCCGTGCTGCGCCAATACGCCAAGGATCAGAAATTCGACGGCTATCTGGTCACGCTCAAGCAACCCAGCGTGCAAGCGGTGATGACGTACGCGGACAACCGCGGTTTGCGCGAACGCGTGTACTGGGCTTATCAAACGCGCGCATCCGATCAAGGGCCGGATGCGGGCAAGTTCGACAATACGGCACGCATCGAAAAAATCATCGCCTTGCGTCATGAAGCGGCACAATTGCTCGGCTTCGCCAACGCGGCGGAAGAATCGCTGGCGACGAAGATGGCCGGTAAAACCGATGAAGTGCTGACGTTCCTCCGCGATTTGGCCGCGCGCGCGAAACCGGTCGCGCAAAAGGAACTGGCCACGTTGCGCGATTTCGCATCCAGCGAATTGAAACTCGACAATCTCGAATCGTGGGATGTCGCGTACGCAGCGGAAAAACTGCGACAAAAGCAGTACGCGCTGGATGAAGAACAACTCAAGCCCTACTTTCCGCTGCCAGCCGTGATCGACGGTTTGTTCGGTCTGGTACATCGTCTTTACGGCATCACCTTGAAGCCGCGCGACGGCGTGGATGTGTGGCATCAGGATGTTCGTTATTACGATGTGGTGAATGCCGATGGGCACATCTTCGCGGGCGCATATATCGATCTGTACGCGCGCAGCGGCAAGCGCGGTGGTGCGTGGATGGATGTTTGCCGCGCACGCTTCGACGACGGCCTGCATCTGCAATTGCCGGTGGCATTTCTCACGTGCAATTTCGCGCCGCCGACCGAAGGACGTCCCGCACTGCTTACGCACGACGACGTGCTGACGCTGTTCCACGAATTCGGGCACGGATTCCATCACCTGTTGACGGAAGTGCCGCTGCCGTCCGTGGGCGGCATCGATGGCGTGGAATGGGATGCGGTGGAATTGCCCAGCCAGTTTATGGAGAACTTCGGCTGGAATCGCGAAGCCTTGGATCTTTTCGCCAAGCATTGGGAAACGGGCCAGCGCCTGCCCGACGAACTGTTCGAACGCATGCTGGCCGCGCGGCATTTTCACGCTGGCTTGTTCCTCGTGCGCCAACTTGAATTCGGTTTGTTCGATTTCCTTTTGCACCTGCAATTCGATCCGGCCAAAGGCGCGCGCACGCTGGAAGTCTTGGAAGAAGCGCGCCGCGAAGTGGCCGTGCTGCATCCGCCCGCTTGGCAGCGGTTTCCCAATGCGTTCACGCATATCTTCGCGGGCGGCTACGCAGCGGGTTACTACAGTTATTTGTGGGCGGAATTGCTGAGCGCCGATGCGTTCGGTGCGTTCGAAGAACACGCGGGCAAAGGCCAAAGCGTGATCGATGCGGCGACGGGCGATCGTTTCCGTCGCGAAATCCTGGCCGTAGGCGCAAGCCGCCCGGCGCTCGAAAGCTTTGTCGCCTTCCGCGGGCGCAAGCCGGAGCCGGACGCCATGCTTCGCAGTCACGGCCTAGCCTGA
- a CDS encoding patatin-like phospholipase family protein: protein MVMVECTPCHLARRTIVRMLPTDVPALIGRIPFFSHLSAAQRAALVDHLRWVCLPGGQYLFRAGEVAEALYLLRSGSLGVFDGATDLIRQVSADDCVGEISLLTGEPLRYGVRALRDCELLRLDRHHFELLIEHHPRAMLESARQAVDRLLRRERHVEPPDKPRTFAILPVDENVPVRGLAMQLAQALETYGSCVVIDAEHGANRGSDWFAEREAQARFVIYLDSTGDASWRLRCLRQADVLLLPTLAAQAARPWPEAAPGHPARVRHRPRHLLLIHPAHRVLPGAARRWRAQFSGELQHHHICGEADIPRIARLISGHARGLVLAGGGARGLAHLGALRALREAGHEFDAIGGTSIGAIIGAGVANMWSIEDMMRVYHDAFVLGKPLSDWTIPLVALTRGRRAAIMLRRAYGAIDIEDLERPFFCVSTNLSGQGKVVHRHGPLWLWLRATSSIPGILPPVLHHGQVYVDGALVDNLPTDVMADDGIAHITAVSIRADIELRAQTEEFATPPWWRLWLRQRRGTGWPGLVSTLTRAAMVNSEETAEHCRDRADLLITPPLEHVSMLDWRDWQLAVDSGYQETLRVLEAQQHGEPDSGKKAKLPLEG from the coding sequence ATGGTGATGGTGGAATGCACACCGTGTCATCTGGCTCGTCGTACCATCGTGCGCATGCTACCTACCGACGTCCCCGCCCTGATCGGTCGGATCCCATTTTTCTCGCATCTCAGCGCCGCGCAGCGCGCGGCGTTGGTCGATCATCTGCGCTGGGTATGCCTGCCTGGCGGCCAGTACCTGTTCCGCGCCGGCGAAGTGGCCGAAGCGCTGTATTTGCTGCGCAGCGGCAGTCTGGGCGTGTTCGACGGCGCGACGGATTTGATCCGTCAGGTCTCGGCGGACGATTGCGTGGGCGAGATCAGCCTGCTGACCGGCGAGCCACTGCGTTACGGCGTGCGCGCGCTGCGCGACTGCGAATTGCTGCGGCTGGATCGTCACCATTTCGAACTGCTGATCGAGCATCATCCGCGCGCCATGCTGGAATCGGCGCGCCAAGCGGTGGATCGCTTGCTGCGTCGCGAGCGTCATGTGGAACCGCCAGATAAACCGCGCACCTTCGCGATTCTTCCCGTGGATGAAAATGTGCCGGTGCGCGGCTTGGCGATGCAGCTTGCGCAAGCGCTGGAAACTTACGGAAGCTGCGTGGTGATCGACGCCGAGCACGGCGCCAATCGCGGCAGCGACTGGTTCGCCGAACGCGAAGCGCAAGCACGCTTTGTGATTTATCTGGACAGCACGGGCGATGCGTCCTGGCGTTTGCGCTGCCTGCGCCAAGCCGACGTATTGTTGCTGCCCACGCTGGCGGCGCAAGCGGCGCGACCGTGGCCTGAGGCGGCGCCGGGGCACCCGGCGCGCGTGCGACATCGTCCTCGCCATCTGTTATTGATTCACCCCGCGCATCGCGTCTTACCGGGTGCGGCGCGGCGTTGGCGCGCGCAGTTCAGTGGCGAGCTGCAGCATCACCATATTTGCGGCGAAGCTGATATTCCGCGCATTGCGCGTTTGATCAGCGGCCATGCGCGCGGATTGGTGTTGGCGGGTGGCGGTGCGCGCGGTCTTGCGCATCTGGGCGCGCTGCGCGCGTTGCGCGAGGCCGGTCACGAGTTCGACGCCATCGGTGGCACCAGCATCGGCGCGATCATCGGCGCGGGTGTCGCGAACATGTGGAGCATCGAGGACATGATGCGCGTGTACCACGATGCATTTGTGCTCGGAAAACCCTTGTCGGACTGGACGATTCCACTGGTAGCGCTGACGCGCGGACGACGCGCGGCGATCATGCTGCGGCGTGCATACGGCGCCATCGATATCGAAGACTTGGAGCGTCCGTTTTTTTGCGTGTCGACCAATCTCTCGGGTCAGGGCAAGGTGGTGCATCGGCACGGACCGTTATGGTTGTGGCTGCGCGCGACCAGTTCGATTCCCGGTATTCTGCCGCCGGTGTTGCATCACGGGCAGGTTTATGTCGACGGCGCACTAGTCGATAATTTGCCGACCGACGTGATGGCCGACGACGGCATCGCGCATATCACCGCCGTAAGTATTCGCGCGGATATCGAATTGCGCGCGCAGACCGAAGAATTCGCCACGCCGCCGTGGTGGCGGTTGTGGTTGCGCCAGCGGCGCGGCACTGGCTGGCCCGGGTTGGTGTCCACCTTGACGCGCGCGGCGATGGTCAACAGCGAGGAAACCGCCGAGCACTGCCGCGATCGCGCCGATTTGTTGATCACGCCGCCGCTGGAGCACGTGAGCATGCTCGATTGGCGCGATTGGCAACTGGCGGTGGATTCCGGTTATCAGGAAACGCTGCGCGTGCTGGAAGCGCAACAGCACGGCGAGCCGGATTCAGGAAAGAAAGCGAAGCTTCCGCTGGAAGGCTAA
- a CDS encoding gamma carbonic anhydrase family protein — MNSVRPFKGILPTLGARAYVDPAATVIGDVVLGDDVSIWPGAVLRGDVHYIRVGARSNVQDGAIVHVTHDGPYSPGGFPTLIGEGVTVGHAAVIHACTIEDYCLIGMHATVLDGAVVKKYGFVGAGSLVPPGKVVGERELWLGNPAQRIRLLTDKQIEQLHYSADHYVRLKDVYLAR; from the coding sequence ATGAATTCCGTACGACCCTTCAAGGGCATTCTGCCCACGCTTGGCGCTCGCGCCTATGTCGACCCTGCGGCCACCGTGATCGGCGACGTGGTGCTGGGCGACGATGTTTCCATCTGGCCTGGCGCGGTCTTGCGCGGCGACGTGCACTACATTCGCGTCGGCGCGCGCAGCAATGTGCAGGACGGCGCGATCGTGCACGTCACGCACGACGGCCCGTATTCGCCGGGCGGTTTTCCCACGCTAATCGGCGAAGGCGTCACCGTCGGCCACGCCGCGGTGATTCACGCGTGCACGATCGAGGACTACTGCCTGATCGGTATGCATGCCACCGTGCTGGACGGCGCGGTCGTCAAGAAATACGGCTTTGTCGGCGCAGGCAGTCTGGTACCGCCGGGCAAAGTGGTCGGCGAACGCGAATTGTGGCTTGGCAATCCTGCGCAACGCATCCGTCTGCTGACGGACAAGCAGATCGAGCAGCTGCACTATTCGGCCGATCACTATGTGCGGCTGAAAGACGTGTATCTGGCTAGATAG
- a CDS encoding peptide-N4-asparagine amidase, with amino-acid sequence MLSMGCFRQCLVAAGLSLVLAGVAQAAPNNSPVGSGNVTVADPTVPRPPGQPCVVQLFTGDTFNDYSPRPFSYAPPTGCGTRWSKVVLEGDFSITAGVQYDRTATIFLDGVNLYFGTTQEPTSTEGRSWHIERDLTDYSALFRNTGQGQVFIGNIVNSTYTGVLHGNARLLFYPASGAAPASRAPDAVYPLGSDPVGSTVALNTSSDQLAATLTLPTNVERAYLDVFTQSQSNDEFWYTCVPDQYAAETQECGGGNFREAEVSIDGQPAGVAPVYPWIYTGGVDLFIWKPTPGVQTLNFMPYRVDLTPFAGVLSNGSPHTVAVSVQGANSYFSATASLLVYQDAGSSQVSGALVSNTLANQPPTPTIGSTLSQDSSGNVTGDITTDLSRHFKIAGYVNTSHGRVDTTVDQTVSFADTQTFDITASDYRQISDQLTKVEAVSRSTIGKFVSGEFTSRFRYPLHVDVNEAFLSDGDISILTSIKQGYDQHTGLGLGGFPLYSADVHNDVAGSDTLLINSSFQIAGHSGQQTTQNFAFNDSLGGCYSGSVSSANNLVTAYSTGQGCPGGRNRVYWFSHPDGSPYQGDSVLPW; translated from the coding sequence ATGCTTTCCATGGGGTGTTTCCGTCAGTGCCTGGTTGCGGCCGGGCTTTCGCTAGTACTCGCCGGTGTCGCGCAAGCGGCGCCAAATAACAGTCCGGTCGGTTCGGGCAACGTCACCGTCGCCGATCCCACGGTGCCGCGTCCGCCGGGACAGCCGTGCGTGGTGCAGCTTTTCACCGGTGACACGTTCAACGATTACAGTCCGAGACCTTTCAGCTACGCGCCGCCCACGGGTTGCGGAACGCGCTGGTCCAAGGTCGTGCTGGAAGGCGATTTCTCAATCACGGCGGGCGTGCAGTACGACCGCACCGCGACCATCTTCCTGGATGGCGTAAATCTCTATTTCGGCACCACGCAGGAACCCACCTCGACCGAGGGCCGCAGCTGGCATATCGAACGCGATCTCACCGACTACAGCGCGTTGTTCCGTAATACGGGGCAAGGCCAGGTATTTATCGGCAACATCGTCAACAGCACCTACACCGGCGTACTGCATGGCAATGCGCGGTTGTTGTTCTATCCCGCCTCGGGAGCGGCGCCCGCCTCGCGTGCGCCGGATGCGGTCTATCCGCTCGGCAGCGATCCGGTCGGCAGCACCGTTGCGTTGAACACCTCCAGCGATCAGCTGGCGGCGACGCTGACCTTGCCGACCAATGTGGAACGTGCGTATCTGGATGTGTTTACGCAGAGCCAGAGCAATGACGAATTCTGGTACACCTGCGTGCCGGATCAGTACGCAGCGGAAACACAAGAATGCGGCGGCGGCAATTTCCGCGAAGCGGAAGTGAGCATCGATGGCCAGCCGGCCGGTGTCGCGCCGGTGTATCCGTGGATCTATACGGGCGGCGTCGACCTTTTCATCTGGAAGCCCACGCCGGGTGTGCAGACGCTCAATTTCATGCCATATCGCGTCGACCTGACACCGTTCGCCGGCGTGCTCAGCAACGGTTCGCCGCATACGGTCGCCGTGAGTGTGCAGGGTGCCAATAGCTACTTCTCGGCAACCGCGAGCCTGCTGGTGTATCAGGACGCCGGCTCCAGCCAAGTGAGCGGTGCGTTGGTGAGCAATACCTTGGCGAATCAGCCGCCCACGCCAACTATCGGCAGCACGCTGAGCCAGGATTCTTCGGGCAACGTCACAGGCGATATCACCACCGATCTGAGTCGTCACTTCAAGATCGCCGGTTACGTGAATACCTCGCACGGCCGTGTCGACACCACGGTGGATCAAACCGTCAGCTTCGCCGATACGCAAACGTTCGACATCACCGCCAGCGACTATCGCCAGATCAGCGATCAGCTCACCAAGGTGGAAGCTGTCAGCCGTAGCACGATCGGCAAGTTCGTCAGCGGCGAATTCACCTCGCGCTTCCGTTATCCGCTGCATGTGGACGTCAACGAGGCCTTCCTGTCGGATGGCGACATTTCCATCCTCACCTCGATCAAGCAGGGTTACGACCAGCACACGGGCTTGGGCCTCGGCGGCTTCCCGCTGTATTCGGCCGATGTGCATAACGACGTGGCGGGCTCGGACACACTGCTGATCAACAGCAGCTTCCAGATCGCCGGCCACAGCGGTCAGCAAACCACGCAAAACTTTGCGTTCAACGATTCGCTTGGCGGCTGCTACAGCGGCAGCGTGAGCTCGGCGAACAATCTGGTCACGGCCTACAGCACCGGACAAGGTTGCCCGGGCGGGCGTAACCGGGTGTACTGGTTCTCGCACCCGGATGGCTCGCCGTATCAGGGCGACAGCGTGCTTCCCTGGTAA
- a CDS encoding YkgJ family cysteine cluster protein, producing MNATLHCRMGCGACCIAPSITSPIPGMPHGKPAGVRCVQLTDDNRCALFGDPRRPAVCANLRPEPAMCGPDRAHALRWLQELEAVTSSA from the coding sequence GTGAACGCGACGCTGCACTGCCGAATGGGGTGCGGCGCGTGCTGCATTGCGCCATCGATCACTTCGCCGATTCCCGGCATGCCGCACGGCAAGCCGGCCGGCGTGCGCTGCGTGCAATTGACCGATGACAATCGCTGCGCGCTATTCGGCGATCCGCGCCGTCCCGCGGTATGCGCAAACCTGCGACCCGAGCCGGCGATGTGCGGGCCGGATAGAGCACATGCACTGCGTTGGTTGCAGGAGCTGGAAGCCGTCACGAGCAGCGCGTGA
- the aroE gene encoding shikimate dehydrogenase yields MSRPLQFAVFGHPIAHSLSPHIHRAFAQQFGIDLAYRTIDAEPLAFADAVKHFFGEGEGRGANVTLPHKAAAFALADERTQAATRAGTANVLTRLPDGRLSAHNTDGAALVRDLTDRHDLDLRGHDALLLGAGGAARAVAWSLFEAGVQTLTIVNRSPDAADALADAIGEPSRVHTRYWEDLSNIGSFDLIVNATSAGTLGQSFTLPFTLAASRAVCYDLGYGKAAISFLAWARTAGARYVYDGLGMLVEQAADAFQLWHGKRPETEPVYQSLRTQSP; encoded by the coding sequence ATGTCACGTCCCTTGCAGTTCGCCGTCTTCGGCCATCCGATCGCGCACAGTCTGTCGCCGCACATTCATCGCGCGTTCGCGCAGCAGTTTGGTATCGATTTGGCCTATCGCACTATCGACGCCGAGCCGTTGGCCTTCGCCGATGCGGTGAAGCACTTCTTTGGCGAGGGCGAAGGTCGCGGCGCAAACGTTACGTTGCCGCACAAAGCGGCCGCGTTCGCATTAGCCGACGAACGCACGCAAGCCGCGACGCGCGCGGGCACGGCCAATGTGCTGACGCGTTTGCCGGATGGACGTCTATCCGCCCATAACACCGACGGCGCTGCCTTGGTGCGCGACCTGACCGATCGCCACGATCTCGATCTGCGCGGCCACGATGCGTTGCTGCTCGGCGCAGGCGGCGCGGCGCGCGCGGTGGCATGGTCGTTATTCGAAGCGGGCGTGCAGACGCTCACCATCGTCAATCGTTCACCCGACGCGGCCGACGCGCTGGCCGATGCGATCGGCGAACCGTCGCGCGTGCATACGCGCTATTGGGAAGATCTAAGTAACATTGGCAGCTTCGACCTGATCGTCAACGCCACCTCGGCCGGCACCTTGGGCCAATCGTTCACGTTACCGTTTACGCTGGCCGCGTCGCGCGCGGTTTGCTACGACCTCGGCTACGGCAAGGCGGCGATCAGTTTTCTCGCGTGGGCGCGCACCGCGGGTGCACGTTATGTCTACGACGGCTTGGGCATGCTGGTGGAACAGGCAGCCGATGCATTCCAGTTATGGCATGGCAAGCGACCCGAGACGGAGCCGGTGTATCAATCGTTGCGCACGCAGAGTCCGTGA